Proteins found in one Clostridium kluyveri DSM 555 genomic segment:
- a CDS encoding dioxygenase: protein MYNVEYKAKGAPELALFTKNLIKIDVKIDNSWGYGHGTWSVLYKMYPKADIPVYQLSVDRKANASVHFQIGQQISELREKGVLIFASGNVVHNLSKINWEMKGGYPWAIDFDNYIKNKITERQYDNVVNYSLAGQSSKLAFSTPDHFYPLLYVLGASRENDQLSIFNDSCVMGSLSMTSYLFQ from the coding sequence TTGTATAATGTAGAATATAAGGCAAAGGGTGCTCCTGAATTGGCCCTTTTTACAAAAAATTTAATAAAAATAGATGTAAAAATAGATAACAGTTGGGGCTATGGCCATGGTACCTGGTCTGTACTCTATAAAATGTACCCTAAAGCAGATATACCAGTATACCAACTTAGTGTAGACCGCAAGGCAAATGCATCTGTCCATTTTCAAATAGGACAACAAATTAGTGAATTGCGTGAAAAAGGTGTTTTAATATTTGCCAGTGGAAATGTGGTTCACAACCTATCAAAAATTAACTGGGAAATGAAAGGTGGTTATCCCTGGGCCATAGATTTTGATAATTACATTAAAAACAAAATAACTGAAAGACAATACGATAATGTTGTCAATTATTCTCTAGCTGGACAATCTTCAAAATTAGCATTTTCTACGCCGGATCATTTTTATCCTCTTTTATATGTATTAGGTGCATCGAGAGAAAATGACCAACTTTCAATATTCAATGATTCCTGTGTTATGGGCTCATTATCAATGACAAGCTATTTATTTCAATAA
- a CDS encoding lipid II flippase Amj family protein yields MTIQVYLVFILTFIIYIIGTLAYSARIVGVRTGRIAVSLAVFNVFVLIQRTANTIQAPLLAKTIENGINSGQSAGLIHIFRWVIFSITLATIAGAILMPTFIKIFNKLVISFSVYRSLPRLMMHAFSKSGIEQFKNSISIPKRENLSELKNFNKTSKKVILLNMISFSVSSISVLSALYAGCLSPDLRTTCSTLSAVINSISTIFMVIFIDPYLSMMTDDVIRGESTELEFNRCIIFIVGGLIAGSILSQFLLLPASKLIVIIARLI; encoded by the coding sequence ATGACAATTCAAGTTTATTTGGTTTTTATTTTAACCTTTATTATTTACATAATAGGAACACTGGCATATTCTGCAAGAATTGTAGGGGTAAGAACAGGGAGAATTGCAGTATCTCTTGCAGTATTTAATGTATTTGTACTGATACAGAGAACAGCCAATACTATACAGGCACCTCTACTTGCAAAAACTATTGAAAATGGTATAAATTCAGGACAGTCTGCAGGTTTAATACATATCTTTAGGTGGGTAATTTTTTCTATTACGTTAGCTACAATAGCAGGTGCAATTTTAATGCCTACTTTTATAAAAATATTCAACAAATTAGTTATATCATTTAGTGTTTATAGATCTTTGCCAAGATTAATGATGCATGCATTTTCAAAGTCGGGAATTGAACAATTTAAAAATAGTATTTCAATCCCTAAAAGAGAAAACCTATCTGAACTTAAAAATTTTAACAAAACTTCTAAAAAGGTAATTTTATTAAATATGATTTCATTTTCGGTATCAAGTATAAGTGTTTTATCAGCTTTGTATGCAGGATGTCTTAGTCCAGATTTAAGAACTACATGCAGCACTTTATCAGCAGTGATTAATAGTATTTCAACAATATTTATGGTTATATTTATTGATCCCTATTTATCTATGATGACAGATGATGTAATAAGGGGAGAATCTACGGAATTAGAATTTAATCGCTGTATAATTTTTATTGTGGGAGGTTTGATTGCAGGAAGTATACTTTCCCAATTTTTATTATTGCCTGCTTCAAAGTTAATAGTAATTATTGCAAGGCTTATTTAA
- a CDS encoding helix-turn-helix domain-containing protein: protein MDKLQIGEVILKLRKKREITQEQLGKFIGVSTAAVSKWEVGNSYPDITLLPVLASFFNISIDELLNYKIELSEKEVMEIFRECEAMFAGENIEKGIDTAKKYIEKYNSSYYLKLRIGFLFNMYSWRSGSEKKAEKMINYASKLFEDIEKNCGNSEITEQALYLLSGIYLSKDEDDRSVEVLNKIHKSEYNIDFMLANIYIKKGDIKKGRKMLQMQLWKNIFEMSSVLMCLAKSYLKDKKDLDIIEKYCNLSIQVKKLLSPEADSLLGFHIEYMGFAQIYLKLGEKEKALDMLKRWINYIEVNNINDPKDFESVWCFNELSSNKSSFTLNMYENMRKILEEDIFDSMRENEYFKIILDKVKDMERKTVK from the coding sequence ATGGATAAATTACAGATAGGTGAGGTTATATTAAAACTTAGAAAAAAAAGAGAAATAACTCAAGAACAGCTGGGGAAATTTATAGGTGTGTCAACTGCTGCTGTATCAAAATGGGAGGTTGGCAATTCATATCCGGATATAACACTTCTTCCTGTACTTGCGTCATTTTTTAATATTTCTATAGATGAACTTTTAAATTATAAAATTGAATTATCGGAAAAAGAGGTTATGGAAATATTTAGAGAATGTGAAGCTATGTTTGCGGGAGAAAATATCGAAAAGGGAATAGACACAGCAAAGAAATACATAGAAAAATACAATTCAAGTTATTATTTAAAATTGAGAATTGGATTTTTATTCAACATGTATTCATGGAGAAGCGGCAGTGAGAAAAAAGCTGAGAAAATGATAAATTATGCTTCTAAATTATTCGAAGATATAGAAAAAAATTGTGGTAATAGTGAGATTACTGAGCAGGCATTATACTTATTAAGTGGCATTTATTTATCGAAAGATGAAGATGATAGGTCAGTAGAAGTGTTAAATAAAATTCATAAAAGTGAATACAATATTGATTTTATGCTTGCCAATATTTATATAAAAAAAGGTGATATAAAAAAAGGTAGAAAAATGCTTCAGATGCAGCTTTGGAAAAATATATTTGAAATGAGTTCTGTTTTAATGTGTTTGGCTAAATCCTATCTAAAAGATAAAAAGGATTTGGATATAATTGAAAAATACTGTAATTTATCCATACAGGTTAAAAAACTGCTTTCACCAGAAGCTGATTCTCTATTAGGTTTTCATATAGAGTATATGGGCTTTGCTCAGATTTATTTGAAACTGGGTGAGAAAGAAAAGGCTCTTGATATGCTCAAAAGATGGATAAATTATATTGAAGTCAACAATATAAATGACCCCAAAGATTTTGAGTCTGTATGGTGTTTCAATGAACTTTCATCTAATAAATCAAGCTTTACATTGAATATGTATGAAAATATGAGAAAGATTTTAGAAGAGGACATATTTGATTCAATGAGAGAAAATGAATATTTCAAGATAATTTTAGATAAAGTAAAAGATATGGAGAGAAAAACAGTAAAGTAA
- a CDS encoding dioxygenase, whose product MDINLKNSTTDKIPALFIGHGSPMNAIENNEYTANWSKIAHKIPRPKAILAISAHWYTDGTRITDEAHPKIIYDIMDFPMNCIM is encoded by the coding sequence ATGGATATTAATTTAAAAAATTCAACGACAGATAAAATCCCCGCATTGTTTATAGGACATGGCTCACCAATGAATGCCATTGAAAATAATGAATATACCGCTAATTGGTCCAAAATAGCACATAAAATTCCAAGACCTAAAGCAATACTTGCTATTTCTGCACATTGGTACACAGATGGAACCAGAATAACAGATGAAGCTCATCCAAAAATAATTTATGATATTATGGATTTCCCGATGAATTGTATAATGTAG